Genomic window (Nymphaea colorata isolate Beijing-Zhang1983 chromosome 1, ASM883128v2, whole genome shotgun sequence):
AAGCAGTCAGAATAAATCTTTAACACATACGCGAGGGACAGAGGGAGTGAGAGATACTGTTTGGCTGAACAGGAATAGGCTTCGTTGATACAACTCGATTCGACAATCTACTTTCTTGATACTGTTTAACTTTTCATGGCTGGTCTTTTCCCCGGCCGAGATGCTATGTACAACTCAGCGCATATGTAGAAAATTTACATGCTTGTATCTTACTGCATCGACCAATATGGCAATATCAGAATCAGCCAAGCCAGCCTTAAGTTCTCTCTGCTGGTGGCCTTCCCCCGTTCGCAGAAGTCAGTATCAGAATAAAGCGAGTAAGAACAGCCGGCCCTCCACTCATCCCCTTGGATTTTAAGATTGCACCATCAGATCTAACGCCAAATTCAACGATATGATCTCCCCAAGTTGGCAGCAGTCATATCAGATctgaggcaatcaaacacaaacTAGAAGAACCAATGTTGCAGATTTCAATTTCTATCACATATCAGCCTGCATTAGCTTTAAAAACATAAGTTAGAAGTTCAGGAAGCAGAGTTTCAGATAGATCCAAAATATATGCAGTTTTCTCAATCCCGTGAGAACAAAAACAAGTCCTACATACCCAAAAATCCACAGTTAGATTGATCAAAATTTGACTCTGAATAAATCCAAGTTAAAATGTTAATATGGATGGTGGCTGCAGCTTTGGATTCATCCAAAGCAGCTAAATTGTACATTAGAAATTGGGTCGAAACTGAACTTGGCATAATAAAAAAGACAATGACAGAACTTTTCAACTACATCCATCCTATGTCACACCCTAAATAGAAATGACTAGACAAATGTGTTAGGAGAGCCACGAGAAAGAGGCTCACTTAGACGACAGTAAGAAAGTAATGGGGGTGCTTTATGACTTTACCAACCACGCGTTTGGGTATGCTTGAAAAGATATCATAGATACTAATGAAATTTCACTTGGAAGCACTTCTCAAATCCAgcaatttttcttcaaaataatttcaaaaggctgagaagaaaaagtgaggtttgtctttttattttatacttttGTGGGTtaaatcattttcatatttgactCAAGATTCgaaataaatatgataaaaccCTCAAATCAGACTAATTTGTTAAAAGATAAAATTGAGAAAACCCTCAAACCAACTACatccataaaattttcaatgagAGTGCGGTGGTATGACCGTATGAGATAAATgtaccagagagagagagagagagagagagagagagccccaCGTACCAGAGACGGACAAATGCCATTCTGTTTTTGGAAATCTATAGATGTAACTGGCTGTCTCTCACacttttctaataaaaaaatcgAGATACTGAGATGaggataaaaaacaaaagaaaatttcccTTTAAAGCGCTACTGTTTGGCCATAATCTTAAATGGAGCTCAGATATTGTTGTTTTCTTAAGAATGATCTCTTCTTTTCTACAACTGCTTCTCAACTCTAATAAAAATGTTACTCCAATTAAAAGACATGACTGTACTTTCCTGGTTCTCCTTAAGTGTAAAGTACTTATGAACTTGACAATGTAATAGTatttgaagcattttttttttaatgtgttttcaACATAATATCGTTTATCTTGGGGTTTTTCCTTTTGTCAGTTGCCAGTAAAAGGAGATTTATGttagagaaaggaaaaattggAGCCCCGTATTCAAATTTGTAACTAAGGTGAGTTCCTGAATGAAGTTctctaaagaaagaaaaggcagCGGAGGAGAGTGAGGAGAGGTGGTGGTGACGATAGTTTTAAAAAAGAATCAGTGGGAGCAGGGGAGAATGGATCAACACTTTCTGGTGTGTCTGTGAGTGAGAAAGATCTGGGATGCGAAGATTTTGGCGAGAAAAAATGAGCTCCAGATCTACCAGACGAAATTCCAATGCGGTTGTTccctccttttgaaaaaatcttgttgttgttggtgTCTGAAGGGATAAAGATTGaggttgaaggtactttacaaCTGCAATCTTTTTCTCGTCGAATTTTTAGCCGATCTTTCTACTCGACTCgatttttctgtctttttttttctcttcattttcgAGGTTGGGGAGTAAAGTGAGGACCGAAGATAAATCACATACCCATCCTTTTGCTGATGACAATGAGATTCtgaacttttttccttttttttgtttttcttttcttctatgaatgcttcatctttttcaatataGCTTGGGTTTTAAGTCTAGGTAATGTATAGAAGAAGAACCATTTTGAGCTTTTAACCTTTGTATCTTCATCAGACTGAAATCTCCATTGGCAGAAGAGAGGAAagtaaaaggagaaaactgTTTCTTTTCGTCTTCTTATTCTTGTCATTCCCTTTTCCATTATTTCATATAGACTTGGTTCCtcgagaaaaaagagaaaagataagCAAATTTTGTTTATCTTGGCTTTCTCTTTTTCAAGGTATAAAATCTAGGatttgagagagaaaattggGATCTTTCCCATGCGGGTTTTAGACTTCTTTGATGGCAATTTTGCTTCAAACTGGAGGTCAAGCTGTGGCCGTCTCTAGATTTTCTTTTGGTGGTTCTATCAAAGCTGAGGCCATGGCGCAGGAAGAGAGTTTCAGGATTGGCAATCATAGATCCGTCAAAAAgcataagcaaaagaaaatccCTCAACGTGGGCTCGGTGTTGCTCAACTGGAGAAGATAAGATTGGAAGAACAACAGAAGACCTTTCCGAACTCTCACTCCTTTCCTCCAATCAGTCTCCCTTCACCTTCAAGTTCTGGCTCTTTGGCGTACAACCATTCCCAGGATCCTATTTTCTCAATTCCTAATCTCcatcctctctcttcttcatctccatcaCCTCCTCCTTTTCCACCGACTCCGCCATTTATCCCTCTTTCTTGGTCCAATAATGAACAATATATCAGAAATGTGGAGAACTTTGGCATTCCCATTCCTCACCTTCATGAACCTAACGCGTTCAGGAAGCAGCCAACTCTGGTATAGAACAATCCTCTCTCTTCCTTTGCtgttgttgttttatttttatttttaaattctatGGGTTCTCTCAGAAAGCAGATGCACCAATTCTTTCTCTGGATATCTGGTGCAGGTGAATCTTTCACCAACGTCATCTTCTGGAGTTAATCTGCAGATGGAGCCCCCTTCAAACCAAATCTACACCAGTAGCGACACTCCATGGCCACAGGAAGACAGGGTATGCGTGTTGTTTCCTTCCACGCCTTCCAtctttcttgatgttttggttGGCACTTGAACCTGCTATTGTGAGGTTTTGTTTAGGACCAATCTACACGTGATGAAAAGAATTCTGGGTTTTTCTGGTGGAAATTTTGTGAACAGAAGAGTTGCGCGAGTGCAATTTGTGATGGTGAATTTTCCAAGTGTGTAGTGCAGGTGGTTGGCATCAAGCGGCCCTGGACTTTTCTTAATGATAGCTCAAGTAATTGCATTCCAGAGCATCCAAATAAAATCGAATATGGAAAGCCAACTGTCAGGTAATGTTCTTTGTTCTACATGTCGTTCTGCTTTCCTTTCCAGTTTCTGGATTGCTCATTGTAAAAAGTCTTCCTGCTCTCCGTTTCAGAGATGCGTGTTTGCTCAAAACTTCTCAAGAGATAAACTGGAAAACGCCTcctgaatttgattttagagtGAAAGATAATGGTAGTCTAGATGGTGCATTTCTCACTCTAGGTCCTTCgtcttcatcatcttcctcgAATTCAAGATCCAAGCAATCCTCTCTTTTGTCTGCTGAGTGCCATGATCTCTATGAATACCAAACAAAGCCATCCCAGGTAATGCAGTAGGATGTTGATCCAGAACTTGATGGCTTAGTGGCAGGAATATCTCTCTGCTTGTTATAGGTGGATTTTCTTCTTACTCAGGATGCTCTTAGAGGTTCCACCAATGGAGATTTGATGCCAAGCTTGAGGTTCAGCGCTGGTGAAAGGTGGAGCGGATTGGCTTGTCACCAATTTCATCATCAGCATCACCTTCGTCATTCCTATCGTTGTGACCTTTCTCAGCAATACCAATATCAAACAGGAGATCAGTTCTACAGCTTTTTATGTCCAGAACCGAGTGCGAGGGCAACCCAGCCAGAAGATGAAAGAGATGCTGATGGGACAGATGAAAAAGCTAGCATTGATCTCAGTTTGAAGCTTTAGATAGAAGCATGACTCATGCGCTATATTAGCCGATATTGTTGTTATTTTGTTGTTGACATGTTTCTATTTCAGATACAGAGAAATTTAGCAGGTGCTGGATGCTTAGTTAATAACGTTCGGCAGAATTGAAGCAACACTGAATTATCAATCTTCTTACACGAAGAAGAGTTAGACGGTTTTGGATTAAGTCCTGTATGAAGGCTGCAGTTGAGCTGCACCTTCCCATTTTGatgacatttatttatttctgtttGTACGTTTTCCAAGATACAGTGAGAATTGCCTTTAGCTAGTGATCAGCTTGTTTTAGTTGTGCAAGTCAGTGGACTGCTAGAGGGGATTGGGAGCTAATTTATATGAAGATCATGCATGTTCTAAGAGTTTTTACCCTCCATTAAATGGATTTCTGTCGTTTGACATAATAACATGGAATGTTCAACAGTCCAAAAATGAAGAAGTGAGCAACGGTTGACACGCTGTGTTAATGAAATTGAGATCTTCATGCTCCCGACATATTTACCCACACGttcatattttcagttttttatgtcTGTGATTATGAGATGGAGGGATAAAACTTCTCATACACTGCATATTCAGAGAGCCCAATATTTGATTGGCGGCCCCCATGCTATCGTTTGGGCCTCTGGTGCAGAAGGAATGAAATTCACAAAATTATCTTCTCTGATTAGGAAGATTTTTgtgattgaaaaaaattcagtgaCTCCAGCTAAACTAAGATGAAAGTTTTTTACAGAAGAAGCATCCTGACAACGTGGGTATACACTCAATGTAACTAGAGAGACTGAGCTGGACAGAGAAATCACATATTCACCCATTTCACGGCTTTAACATGTGCAGTTTCCTTATTATGATTTCTTGGACATGGAAATGATGCTAGAGACTAGTGAATCGGCAGTGCCAACGGGTCAACTGATACATCACCTACTGTCAAACTTGAAAAGACAACGCAAAGCATGTTTCTATCCTTCAAATTCTTGCCTGTCTGCCAAAATTTGCATTTGAGCCAGGAAACCAATTTAGCCCTTTTCTAATTGTCTGTATTCTACAGAGAATACTTTGTGTTCAGGGAATGCATGTGACTTGAAGTACACGGGATGTCTCGACTGCCATGGCTCTCTGGCTGTTGTTGCCTTTCAATCACCTGGTGAACACCCCCTTTTTCCTTTGTGTGTGTTCCTGCTTCTGTGTTGGTCTGTACCCCAGGTATCCaacatgaagatgatgaacctCGAGAGATTTGCTGCTTTGAGGGGCTCCGTTGACAACCTTGCATCACTCGTGATTTCCTTGACTCAAACTTCTACTATTTTTCCCAAGCATCATCAACCCCCTTTCACgtcagcttttcttttttgtcaaagCTCATGACCTGTTCTGCAAGAAGACTCATTAAAAAAGTAAAGCCATTTTCTGGGCAGGTGCAGTTGCTCATCCTTTGCATGCAACTTGATTGCGCTGACGGTGTCGAGTTGTTCTTTCCTTTGGGTAAGAGGTAATGGCAATTGAGGATTCAAAACCATCAGCCTGTAAAATTCTGGTTcaattggaagaaaaattttcacaCTTCACCTGCTGATTTCTGTCCTTAAGATCCACCAGGAAACCTGTCATCTGTTCTCGTTCGCTTCCATTTAATAAGAAGGTTAAGTCCAGTTTGAACAGTTCTGTGATTGGCATTCATCGGATAAACTGAAGGGTACTTGATGTCTTGAAAGAGGAAGACGAAGTGCAGTCCCTGAAGGAAAATGAAGGCGATCTGATCGCAAAGTGGGTTAGAGATGGAGAGGGGATTTGTGGCATTCATCTCATTGTTCATGGGAAAGCTTAAATAGCTAAATTGATGAAAAGACGAAAGAAAAACCAGAATTTTACGATGGCGGATGGTAACCATATCTGTAGATTTTCATATGCTCACTTATACAAGGCAACCATCCGTGACTTGGTATTGACGCTCACAGTGGGAAAGTTCTTGTTCACCAGCCTCtgagttctttgtttcaaatGGTACAAACAACACAGCCTGGATATTGCTCGTTTGTTCTTTAATGCTTGAAGGCATTTAAAATGTTAATATTCAAGTTTCACCTGGAAACTAAAAAGaacttaaaaattttgcaataatGGCGAGTCAACTCTTAGCCTATAATCAGATAGGCTAAGGCAAGCCAATGAACTTGAATTCATTGATATTAGTGGCATTTTGTTGTCTTATGAAACAAACCCAATTCAATTAAGCTAGTAATAACTTAGAGataaatgacaaaaagttattttgattCAGGAGAAACGTATGCATGCCCCCTGAATCATGTCAACAATGGCAATATGATAAGGCCTAGCATAATTCAATTAATTgataatttatttatatttcatAGAAGAAAAGGTAAAGAGCAGTGAGTCCATGAAAATAAGGGCTGTTGAGTTGAAACAAACTGAGGAGATTGAGTCAAAgacaagaaattagaaaagcTTGGTTGCATAATTGTGACATCGACATTAGCGGACGAGAAGCCCTGCAAATTGGGGAGGATTCAATTGAAAACGAATCCTAATGATTCGTTGAATGCGCTGGTAGCAAgcaattgaacaagaagaaggtgtgaactaatactaaattgataaaaatatttatctctctTGATCGGAATCCGATGTGATGTGACATTATTGAATCCAATAGCCAATCCATTCTAAGATAAGATTGCACTTTCATCTAGCCAACCCGTTCGACAATCGATTCATGTGGTCTTTTACCCTTGAAACCCTACAGACAGGGCTTAGACCACGTATTAAATAGCTCAAGTACCAACACGTGATGTTGTCAATAGATAGCAACATATGGCCAATTTTGGAGGCAATGAAGCCGAAAATGCATCCCCATTTACGTGCTAACCGCTAGCAGATACATGCACCGGTCCAcaataaatttgaattcagcGTCACCGCAGTTGACATCAAATATGAGGAATAATAAAACCACTAACTATACATTTAGAGAGGATCTTACGATATTATACATGCTAGAGAAAGTGTGAACTTAGTTTCACCTTGATGGCAGTATGCCTTTCCTGGTGTTCGGCACGATCATTCTTGGAATTGCCTTGTGACTAGTTCGAGGGTggagtcagatttttttttttttttataaagcactaaatatatatatggttaacaaattttcaattgattaaAAGACACTAACCTGAATCTCATGAGATTATGTCATATAATAAATGGACTCATATTTACCTAAATTTCAATACTGAACAAGGTTTCAAAGAGTGGGATTCATGAGACATACGCGCCATAGAGACATAGAGACCccacctgcctccgcccctgagACCccacctgcctccgcccctgaaCTACCTCGCTCAAGCAAGCGCCTATGTAGGACGGTCTTGTTTTATAAGTATGCTTCCACTTAGGGCTTCATAGCTTCgaaatttaaaaatagaatgTAGTTTACATATTGTCCGGACAATTTTCCAGATCTTAGCCCTTTGGATCTTTATGGAACAAGCTAACACCCATGGCATGAAATGCATCATATGCCAAATTCGGTGAGCACCATAGCTCTGCAATCTAATAACGGATTTGATTCTCAAGGGAAGACAACCCTTCTTTCTtaaaagatctcaagattttttttttccaaagtttGAATGTAGAAGCTCATTTAAAATTTACGATTGTTTAGAAGGTGTTTAATAAGAAcattatgttaaaaaaaaagacgtattcctaaaatatatattcaaagaacatttcacatttttgcTCTAAAAAACACAATTTGATTCACATCGCTACAAACAACGTCCATAATTACACCATATTTCTCAGATGAACGTGGTCTTCTTGGAACATGAATGATATATATTAACAAATAGAATGTTTTTCTTAATAACGACACTTTGCATCTGGCCATTTCGAAAGATATTTATCCACACACATTCCCGCAAgtcattcaaacaaaaaacaaaaaaggaaaagaaagccGTCCTTGGTAAATTGCAAAAAGATCTAGGAAGAAAGTTAagaatgaaaaaactgaaagtcagtcttttttttttttttttttgcaaagtttGGCAGCAAAATCAGGAAAATATGTAGCAATGTACAACTAGTTCAACAAGCTCGTTCAACAAGCTCGGGTTCGACTTGAACTCACTAGTAtaactcgagttcgacttgtTTACTAAACCAGTCGAGTTCAAGATCGCGTTAAAACTCGagttataaacaagtcgagtttcaATTACATGACCTTGACTTGTTTAAACATGAATCgggtcgtttttttttttttcatttctcctgtttttcattctctctctctttctttctcattctacttgtttttcttccttccaccTCCTCTTTCTATCAGGCTGCAACCGCAAGTCCCAAACCAGTTAATAGTGTTTTGGGTTTGACGCATATAGTTGATTTTTGATGTAAGAATGAAATTTAGGTTGGTACTCTTCACAGAGTGTTTTCGTGCCAACAAtttatgttttggaaaataacaGTAGAATAATGTTgcagccaatttttttttcccacaacCTAAAGAGGATGAGTATTATTATTCTTTGAcgagcttaaacgagttgagctcgagctgacacTTTGTTAACTTCACCTTACCTCGTAAAGCTCAGGTCAAGCAGAGCAATATGCGAGTCAAGTCGAGTTCAAACTTGCTCAGCTCGGGTTCAACCCACTCATTGAACATTCCTAATTACATGTGAACGTCGTAGATTGGTCTAAATCAGGTCTGGTTCGTATATCATCTGTCTTTGCCTCCACATTCATCTGTCGAGGAACATATCACATGGGATATCGAGAGAAAAATTTTGTCACGTTCCTACAAACTTATATAACCGGGATATGAAAAACATGCATCAATAATTTATCATCtacatgtgtatgtgtgtgttttttttcatataattgattgaaaagaaaagggcatgtaacaacccgacctacTCCTGGgttcgggcccctggttcgacagatcccaacccgccctTCAAAAAGAGGTTAGAAATCatgacaatcatctcattagtAACCCCTTTATAAGCCATTGAATatctttcacaattttcaatacagAACTAATTTTCTGGGGCGTTACAGGGCCAAtcaatccttttttcttatttcataaatataagtGCATATTGGCTCATTTCTGCAATGAGGCTGGGCCGATTCAGGCCTTTCAAAAAATCTGCTGATACGTACGATGCCGATTCGAACCATATCAACCGATACAGGCCGTTGCATGTAACCAAAAACCATttaaaaagtaatttgaacttttGGCATTTTTAAGAGACGCAAGAGGGCCGACATTAAACAATGTGTATTGCCTATACACAGGGACGAAACCAGGGTAGGGCCTGCAAGGGCCGTGGCCTtgctttaaaaataaaaaataaaaaatttacatgtaaattttaataatgttatttgtcttatataaaaattttgaaaaacaacattttcagtcaatcttaaaatttaaaaactttaattgggcatctttcataaaaaatttctagttgcATATTTATTGTTGGGGGCGTTTGGCTATagttattatgtttttttgaatgtgctttaattttttggaGTAGATAGAGATAATTTGTGGacctttattttcaaaaataaatattttaatatatacaaGCAAAAAATGGATCCCACACCGAATCATAAGAGCATTAATACATAAAAAGGCTGCATGAGAACTTTCGATATGAGTGGAGCTAGGAAGGAGCGCTCATAATTTCTTTGGGGACTTTGATTAATCGTGGGGCATGTTCATACTTTTGCCAAATTCTAAAGCTGCAtgagatttttttcttcttttttttttttcaaaagaaaaggaaaaacaacatGGTTTTAATGATTTTGAAGATTCATCGGCACATCTTGGCCCCAGTTTGGCCTTACAAGGACCACTCTATGAAAAAGCTcagaacataaaaaacaaaaaaaataataacgcCGAGTCTTTATGCAAAGTCTTCAACTCTATACCTTCATTATTGAAATCCTAGCGGGTCAACTAGAGGGCCAATGAAACGCTTGTCATCAATTCGATTTCTGTGGGCACTACTCATCTCGACTACAAACAATGGCAGGTATTACTTTCAAGTTAGAAAAAGAAGGCTCCATCTGATTCTTGTAGCGGTTCTAGCCAAATTCTCTTTTCCATAAAATTTGACAATTGATCTTAATTTATTCTTATTCCATTCATCGCTAGCAAGACTGGAATCAGTTAGGTTGCAGAAAGCAAATTCATTGTAGCCGAAATTGTGTGTGAGATCATGCAATAGATGTCTTTAGTGAGATCATTACTTGGTTTTCAATTATTCAATTAGAAAATATAAGCTTAAAGGTTTTACAGCAGTAATGGCCATGGCGATTTATAATTTCAGATCTTAATCTTGGGCTTTTTTCATTAAAGGATGTGAGTTGGAGATGAACCATTAGAATTTTTGTTTAAGTTTATTGACATATTATGAATTTAGTTAGTTTAACGCGTCTCGAGTTGTTTCAATTGGAAGACATCTTTATAACAGCACAAAAATTAATTAAGCTACGTGAATTAACTGCTCACAATTATAAATTATAGAACCCGTTCTTCGTTGCCGACAATCTATGTCACCAGAATGCGGGGTGCGAGTGCTGGTACGGGTGTGGGTGCCGGAACaacacatcccaaaaaatttaggtgcggcgatGCGGTgaaggtattttattattattattatcattaatatgttatatatataacaaaatttaggtGCAGCGATGCCGGATgttttgtatatattattattacaatttagttattaatgtatataacatacttgaataattatattgcatagaaaaatatcaaaacaacatatattatataagtaatttaataatatgacattTTTATTAGGCTCGGGTGTGACTTGGAGCTGCAGCCACATCCGGTGCACATCGGACTCGATGAGACTCGAgtgcggcagtaaaatagaagagtccgaTGACTTAGTccacaattatttttttatttggtcttaGTTTGTAGACAACAATCATTATTATCTAAAGACCAAAAACaggaatttatttaaaattgtatttttattaGTATATCAGCACATACGGCTCGTATTGGCTAAACCTAAGCTGATTAAAAAGATTTCTTGGCCATAGGCCCCGTATCAactaatacattttttttctcacttctttttatcttttcatttttttcacaacCATTTTCTCCTCGTTTTTCATTTGCAACTTGCGGAAACTGCAATTGGATCAAAAGATTTTGTCACTTGCCGAGCAATGTAAAACCACAAAGCAACCCTTCTTCTCAAGCCAAATCCataaggttgcatttgattctctatggatttcaaatttca
Coding sequences:
- the LOC116248191 gene encoding uncharacterized protein LOC116248191, which codes for MAILLQTGGQAVAVSRFSFGGSIKAEAMAQEESFRIGNHRSVKKHKQKKIPQRGLGVAQLEKIRLEEQQKTFPNSHSFPPISLPSPSSSGSLAYNHSQDPIFSIPNLHPLSSSSPSPPPFPPTPPFIPLSWSNNEQYIRNVENFGIPIPHLHEPNAFRKQPTLVNLSPTSSSGVNLQMEPPSNQIYTSSDTPWPQEDRVVGIKRPWTFLNDSSSNCIPEHPNKIEYGKPTVRDACLLKTSQEINWKTPPEFDFRVKDNGSLDGAFLTLGPSSSSSSSNSRSKQSSLLSAECHDLYEYQTKPSQDALRGSTNGDLMPSLRFSAGERWSGLACHQFHHQHHLRHSYRCDLSQQYQYQTGDQFYSFLCPEPSARATQPEDERDADGTDEKASIDLSLKL